CTCCTGCACACCGTGCGCGAGCGCGGCGCGAAGATGCTCTTCCTCGACGGGCTGCGCTCCATCCGCGACCTGTGGCAGGACGAGGCCCGGCTGCGCGAGTTCCTCTATGAGCTGGGCATCGGGCTGTCCGCCATGGACTGCATCGGGCTCTTCACCACCGAGTACCCCATCGAGAAGTTGATGACGCTGCCGGAAGCCACGACGGTGGATGGCATCGTCTCGCTGTGGGTGAGCCCTCATGGGGGGCGCCGCCACCGCCGGGTGGAGGTCGTCAAGCTGCGCGGCCGGCCCCACCTGCAAGGGGAGCACCTCTTCCAGATTGGGGCCGAGGGGGTGGAGATCATCCCGCGGCTCGAGGCCCGCGTCCCCTCCGACAAGGAGTTCATCCCGCCGCGCACCCGGGCCGGTTTCGGCCTGCCCGAGTTCGACACGCTGATGGATGGGGGCCTGCCGCTGCAGAGCACCACCCTGCTGGCGGGCAGCATGGGGATTGGCAAGACGCTGCTCGCCGCGCACTTCGCGGCGGAGGGGGCCCGCCATGGAGAGAAGACGTTCTTCATCTCCTTCTTCGAGCCTCCCGCGGCGCTGCTGGCCCGGGCCCAGCGCATCGGTCTGGACGTGCGGGAAGCGATGTCGAGCGGGAATCTGACGTTGATGCACCAGCCGCCCTCCGAGCGGGAGGCGGATGTCCTGGTGGACCGCATCCTGGGCGAGGTGGCCCGGATGGGCATCCGGAGGCTGGTGATCGACGGGCTGACGGATCTCGAGCTCTCCATCGCGGACCCGGAGCGGCGGCGGACCTTCCTGGCCGCCCTCAGCGTGCACCTGCGGGCCGCGGGGGTGACGTCCCTGTTCACCAAGGAGGTGTCGAAGATCGCCGGCACCGAGCTGGACTTCAGCGACACGCCCATCGCCATCCTCGGCGAGAACCTGCTGCTGCTGCGCTACGTGGAGCTGCGCGGGCGCATCTACCGCGTCATGTCCATCCTCAAGATGCGTGACAGCAAGTACGACGGGGATCTGCGCGAGTTCGAGATCACCGACGCGGGCATCCGCGTGCTCAATCCCATGCGCTCGGCCGCGGGACTGCTGACGGGCCTGGCCCAGCCCATCGGCTCCTCCCGTGAGGATGTGGAATGAGCCTCGTCCTCATCGCGGAGGACGAGGAGGCGATGCTGGAGATCTTCGCCCAGGTGGTGGAGGAGCTGGGGCATCGGACCCTGCGGGCGCACAACGGCGAAGAGGCCTTGATGCTGGCCCGGACCGAGCGGCCGGACCTGGTGGTGAGCGACCACATGATGCCCCGGCGCACCGGCGTGGAGCTGTTGCGGACGCTGCGGGCCGACCCTCGCCTCGATGATGTCCCCTTCCTGCTGCTGAGCGCCGCGCAACCCAAGGGGTTGGAGGAGGCCGATGCCTTCCTCTCCAAGCCGGTGGATCTCGACACCTTCGAGGCCGCGGTGCAGCAGGTGCTGCGCTCGCGCCCCGCTGCGCCCCCGTCACGCGAGGAGGCCATGACCGCGGGGGATCGCGCGGGCCAGTCCAACGGCGCCGGTCGCGAGGAGATGCTCAACTGGGTGGCCCATGAGATCAAGACCCCCCTGAGCTCCGCGCGGCTCAATACCCAGATGCTGCTGCGCAAGCAGGGCGAGCGAGGCGACGCCGACGAGCGCAAGTGCTCCGAGGCCATCCTCCGCCAGCTCGACCGGATGAACTCACTCGTCACCTCCATCCTCGACGCGGCGCGCCTGTCCGAGGGCAAGGTGGCGCTGCGGCGTGAGTCCGGTGAGCTCGCCGCCTTCCTCCAGGAGGTGGTCCAGGAGTGGCGTGAGCTGCAGCCCCAGGTGGACTTCTCCCTGGTGGGGGCGTCGCAGCCGGTGGCGCTGTCCTTCGACGCCGAGCGCGTGCGGTACATCCTCAACAACCTGCTCTCCAACGCGGTGAAGTACGGCGGAGCGCAGCGGCGTGTCGAGGTGTCGCTCTCGCTCACGCCAGGCCTGGCCCTCGTCCAGGTGCGCGACTGGGGCGTGGGCATCCCCGCCTCGGAGCTGCGCAACATCTTCGAGCGCTTCCATCGCGCGGACGGCGCGGGCGGCCACGGGCATGGGCTGGGGCTGTACATCGCCGCGGCGCTCGCGAGGCTCCATGGCGGCTCGCTCACCGCCCAGTCGGAGCTGGGCATCGGCTCCACCTTCAGCCTCCGCCTTCCCCTCCCGACCTAGGCTCCTGGCCGGGGGGGAGGGAGAGGGCTGCTTCAGTGCAGCAGATCCTCGTTGTTCTTCTGCGCCGCCTGACGCGTCAGCCGCGTCACCCAGGAGCGGGTGAGGGGCGTCTCGCTGTCCCGGCCGCGGTACCGGTCCGTGCTGCTGTCCTGCGGCATCATCCGGTTCACCTGCGCCAGCATCGCCGCCGTCAGGCCCGGCGCCAGCGTCCTCGCCAGCGCCGCCACCTTCGCCGTCAGGCCCACCAGCGCCTCCGCATCGCCCCGGCGGCAGGCCTCGAGGATCTTCCGCGCCGCCCGCTCCGCGCTCATCGACATCCCCGGCAGCGAGTCTCCCAGCACGAACCACGCGTACTCCGCCTCGTGGTCGCCCTTGAAGAACGCGTTGGGCGGGCTGCCCGTGCGCATCAACGTGGGGCACACCGTCGTCACCAGGATGCCGTCCTGTGCCAGCTCCGCCCTCATCCCGTCCGACAGGCCCACCAGCGCGAACTTGCTCGCGCAGTAGGGCACCAGGTGCGGGATGCTCACCCTCCCGCCAATGGACGAGATGTTCACGATGCGGCCCCAGCCCCGCCGCTTCATCTCCGGCAGCACCGCCAGCGACGTGTAGAGCGCCGCCCAGAAGTGCACCTTCATCGCCTCGACGAAGTCCTCCTCCGCCATCGACTCGAGCGGTCCCACCTGGATGCCGCCGGCGTTGTTCACCAGCACGTCCACCGCGCCGAAGCGCTCGTGCACCTGGGCCACCATCGCCTCCACCTGCACCCGGTCACTCACGTCGCAGGGGATGGCCAGCACCTCGCCGCCCTGGCCCTCCAGCTCGTCGCGGGCCCGGGACAGCTCCACCTCCTCCCGGGCGCAGATGATGACGCGCGCTCCCTCGGCCAGGAACTGACGGGCCATCACCAGTCCCAGTCCCCGCGAGCCGCCCGTCAGCAACACCGTGCGGCCCTCGAAGCTCACCTTCTCCCGAAGCATCGCCCTCAGCCCCATCACCGCTCCCATTCCAGCGGCGGTCAGGGCCCCCAGCGACAGACGGGAGGCCTCCTTCTTGTTCCGGCCTGCCATGTCGTTCCTCGTGCGCGGGGGTTCAGGGCGCGAATGCGCCCGAGGTGGCCTCGGGGCCGGTGAGCCGCTCCAACAACCGCCTCAACTCGGGATTCGCCGCCGCCTCTCCCGCCACGCGCAGGCGCAGGATGCCGAAGGCGTCGTACACCAGGAACGTCGGGACATCCTCCACCCCGTACGCCTGCTCCATCGAGCCGTCGTCCACCGCCACCGGGTGCCGGAAGCCCATCCGCTTCACGATCGCCTCGATGTCGTTGGTGTCCAGCGCATGGCCCAGATCCTCGCCCTCCATCGGGACGTGGACGCCAATCACCTGGAGCCCCTTGGGGATGAACTCGTCCAGCAGCGTCTTCACCAGCGGCAGCTGCTCCTGGTTCGTCTTGCTCAGCTCGGACCAGAAGTAGAGCAGCGTGGGCCGGCCGCGCAGGTCATGCACGTGCACGGGGGCATTGATCCAACCGCCTTCGGGATCCAACAGCGTCAGGGGAACATCCATCGAGGACATGGGCAGGGCCTCCTCAAAGGGTGGAGAGGACGCGATTCAAGCTAGGCATCCACGCCCCGCGCCCCGGACACCCCCCTCCGCCCGTCCCCTCCTCATCCGGCACACACGGCGCCTGCCCTCCTGCCCGGCCCCGCGCGAGGCCTGACGCACCGTGTCGTGGAATCCCGTTCTGACACGTTGAGTCAGGAATCACCTGTTTAATGGGAATGGAAGGTTTTCGTTTTTTGAGAATGCACGAGTAGAGTGGTGTTGCCTGTCAGGCAACCAGCCGGGCGGGTACCCCCTTGGAAACAAGAGCAGGAGGCGCTCTCTCATGAAGAAGCTTTTGAGCACGGCCATCATCGCCGCCACCGCCCTGGTGGGCGCGGAGGCATCGGCCACCAACTATTCGCTGTGGATCCACGGCCGTAACGGCGGCAGCACGCTGCGCGGCAACTACGCGGACTTCAGCTACTGGGGCCCGAGCAGCACCGCGGCCGGCATCAACAAGAAGTCGGTGAACTGGAACGGCACGCAGCGCATCTCGGTGGAGAACTTCCGCGTGCGTGACGCGCTGGACTGCTTCTGCACGGGCGCCAACTGGTGCTACATCGCGGCGCACAGCGCGGGCAACCTGCAGATCGGCTACGCGCTGTCCATGTACGGCGGCTCGGCGCGCTACAAGAAGAACGCCGTCCCCAGCTCCACGGGCGTGTGCGGCAACACGGACGGCACCACCCAGGTGGGCTGGAACATCAAGTGGGTGGACGTGGCCTCGGGCGCCGGCGGCGGCAGCGAGCTGGCCAACATGGGCGACTGGGCGTCGAGCGAGCCGCTCACCAGCGACCTGGTCACCAGCACCGCGCGCGGCATGTACAACCACAACACCACGCGCGCCAAGTGGTTCTACATGTTCGCCGGCTCCAAGGGCACGGCCTACTCCGGCACGCTGCCGGGCCAGGATGACGAGGCCGTGGCCTACCACTCCACCGGCGGTGTCTC
The sequence above is drawn from the Archangium gephyra genome and encodes:
- a CDS encoding ATPase domain-containing protein; amino-acid sequence: MDSRNTQKLFETGIPSFDLLLGGGIPRRQTLIVAGNPGCGKTILCSQIAFLAAARGLPVVLATITSEPHDKLVDALSGFPFFRRELLGEKLILVSAYASLKKGAKEARELLLHTVRERGAKMLFLDGLRSIRDLWQDEARLREFLYELGIGLSAMDCIGLFTTEYPIEKLMTLPEATTVDGIVSLWVSPHGGRRHRRVEVVKLRGRPHLQGEHLFQIGAEGVEIIPRLEARVPSDKEFIPPRTRAGFGLPEFDTLMDGGLPLQSTTLLAGSMGIGKTLLAAHFAAEGARHGEKTFFISFFEPPAALLARAQRIGLDVREAMSSGNLTLMHQPPSEREADVLVDRILGEVARMGIRRLVIDGLTDLELSIADPERRRTFLAALSVHLRAAGVTSLFTKEVSKIAGTELDFSDTPIAILGENLLLLRYVELRGRIYRVMSILKMRDSKYDGDLREFEITDAGIRVLNPMRSAAGLLTGLAQPIGSSREDVE
- a CDS encoding sensor histidine kinase, which produces MSLVLIAEDEEAMLEIFAQVVEELGHRTLRAHNGEEALMLARTERPDLVVSDHMMPRRTGVELLRTLRADPRLDDVPFLLLSAAQPKGLEEADAFLSKPVDLDTFEAAVQQVLRSRPAAPPSREEAMTAGDRAGQSNGAGREEMLNWVAHEIKTPLSSARLNTQMLLRKQGERGDADERKCSEAILRQLDRMNSLVTSILDAARLSEGKVALRRESGELAAFLQEVVQEWRELQPQVDFSLVGASQPVALSFDAERVRYILNNLLSNAVKYGGAQRRVEVSLSLTPGLALVQVRDWGVGIPASELRNIFERFHRADGAGGHGHGLGLYIAAALARLHGGSLTAQSELGIGSTFSLRLPLPT
- a CDS encoding SDR family NAD(P)-dependent oxidoreductase codes for the protein MAGRNKKEASRLSLGALTAAGMGAVMGLRAMLREKVSFEGRTVLLTGGSRGLGLVMARQFLAEGARVIICAREEVELSRARDELEGQGGEVLAIPCDVSDRVQVEAMVAQVHERFGAVDVLVNNAGGIQVGPLESMAEEDFVEAMKVHFWAALYTSLAVLPEMKRRGWGRIVNISSIGGRVSIPHLVPYCASKFALVGLSDGMRAELAQDGILVTTVCPTLMRTGSPPNAFFKGDHEAEYAWFVLGDSLPGMSMSAERAARKILEACRRGDAEALVGLTAKVAALARTLAPGLTAAMLAQVNRMMPQDSSTDRYRGRDSETPLTRSWVTRLTRQAAQKNNEDLLH
- a CDS encoding TlpA family protein disulfide reductase, which translates into the protein MSSMDVPLTLLDPEGGWINAPVHVHDLRGRPTLLYFWSELSKTNQEQLPLVKTLLDEFIPKGLQVIGVHVPMEGEDLGHALDTNDIEAIVKRMGFRHPVAVDDGSMEQAYGVEDVPTFLVYDAFGILRLRVAGEAAANPELRRLLERLTGPEATSGAFAP